Proteins from one Desulfonema limicola genomic window:
- a CDS encoding acetate--CoA ligase family protein — protein sequence MRVPINFDNITQLFLSAFEDNRRFLYEYEVYSLLSNSGAETPPKCNLIPKGSRPSNETLTALPGEKTVLKIVSPYIIHKTEAGGVKIVDKETNKILSAMRRMFAEVPENYISWVEKNGTLCPEHYRSLSGEDKIAAVSRDIKGILQVQYMPPDSHAFGNELIVGLRNSREFGTVISAGLGGTDTELYAKCFRKGQAIVAASAAMTDGLSFFQLFKKTISYKKLAGHTRGQQRIVTDDQLIECFESFICLGNYYSEINPDAPFIIKELEINPFSFSDYLMVPLDGLCRFGRPQKRLNARPIKKIDNLLHPETIGIIGVSRTRVNFARIILDNIIAEGFNKDNILILKENTDKINGVKCINSLKELKEKLDLFIVAFGAKHVPDLVDEIIRLDAAHSVMLIPGGMGETIDSKDRAQLVIDKIQSCRHLTKDGGPVFLGANCMGVISKPGTYDTWFIPEQKLPKQRNKTCQKAALISQSGAFMLHRSHQYPYIRPAYMISMGNQTDLTLGDMVHYFKTSDKVDVIAVYAEGFNDNDGLEFCKAVKEAVIAGKEVIFYKAGRTAEGRLATSSHTASLAGDYMVCESCVTQAGAIVARTFSEFQELMFLSETLNRKIVKGNRLAAVSGAGFEAVGMADSILSDDYQMQLAEFEERSIQKIRSILKEKGLDALVTISNPLDINPASDDEIHARIVEVLAQDKGVDAVIVSLDPMSPVTKTLNKPDIPEFDMDHEQGIKNLITGLVKSSDIPIVTIVDGGELYQPLRDLLAENNIPVFSVCDNAVAALSLYIKGRLNTEYISRG from the coding sequence ATGAGAGTCCCAATTAATTTTGATAATATTACTCAATTGTTTTTATCTGCATTTGAAGATAACCGAAGGTTTTTATATGAATATGAAGTGTATTCCCTGCTTTCAAATTCAGGTGCTGAAACCCCTCCAAAATGTAATTTAATTCCAAAAGGATCGCGTCCATCAAATGAAACATTGACTGCTTTGCCTGGTGAAAAAACTGTTCTTAAAATTGTTTCACCTTATATTATTCATAAAACAGAGGCAGGAGGGGTTAAAATTGTTGATAAAGAAACCAATAAAATCCTTTCTGCTATGAGACGAATGTTTGCAGAGGTTCCTGAAAATTATATTTCCTGGGTTGAAAAAAACGGCACTTTATGTCCTGAACATTATAGAAGCCTGTCTGGTGAAGATAAGATTGCAGCAGTCAGCAGGGATATAAAGGGAATTCTTCAGGTACAATATATGCCGCCTGATTCCCATGCTTTTGGTAATGAATTAATTGTAGGGCTTCGAAATAGCCGTGAATTTGGTACAGTCATCAGTGCTGGTTTGGGCGGGACAGATACAGAGCTTTATGCCAAATGTTTCCGTAAAGGCCAGGCTATTGTAGCAGCTTCGGCTGCCATGACTGACGGACTATCATTTTTTCAATTATTCAAAAAAACGATTTCATATAAAAAGCTGGCAGGACATACCCGTGGGCAGCAGAGAATAGTAACAGATGACCAGTTGATTGAATGCTTTGAATCCTTTATCTGCCTGGGAAATTATTACTCTGAAATCAACCCTGATGCTCCTTTTATTATCAAAGAACTTGAGATTAATCCTTTTTCTTTCAGTGATTATCTTATGGTGCCGCTGGACGGTCTCTGCAGGTTCGGCAGGCCGCAAAAAAGATTAAATGCAAGACCTATAAAAAAAATTGACAATCTCCTGCATCCTGAGACTATCGGTATTATCGGTGTTTCCAGGACCAGGGTTAATTTTGCGAGAATTATCCTTGATAACATCATAGCAGAGGGATTTAATAAAGATAATATTTTAATCCTGAAAGAAAATACTGATAAAATAAATGGTGTGAAATGTATAAACAGCCTGAAAGAACTTAAAGAAAAACTGGATCTTTTTATTGTTGCTTTTGGGGCAAAACATGTGCCTGATCTGGTAGATGAAATTATCCGGTTAGATGCTGCTCACAGTGTTATGCTCATTCCAGGTGGAATGGGTGAAACCATTGACAGTAAAGACCGTGCGCAACTGGTGATTGATAAAATTCAATCATGCCGGCATTTGACAAAAGATGGGGGGCCTGTTTTTCTGGGTGCAAACTGCATGGGCGTTATATCAAAACCAGGAACCTATGATACATGGTTTATACCGGAACAAAAACTGCCGAAACAAAGAAATAAAACCTGCCAAAAGGCTGCACTTATCAGTCAAAGCGGTGCTTTTATGCTGCATCGAAGCCATCAATACCCTTACATCAGGCCTGCTTACATGATTTCTATGGGAAACCAGACCGACTTGACCTTAGGGGATATGGTTCATTATTTCAAAACATCCGATAAAGTTGATGTTATTGCTGTTTATGCTGAAGGGTTTAATGATAATGACGGACTTGAATTTTGCAAAGCAGTCAAGGAAGCAGTTATTGCAGGAAAGGAAGTTATTTTCTATAAAGCTGGCAGAACTGCTGAAGGAAGACTGGCAACATCCAGTCATACAGCATCCCTGGCAGGTGATTATATGGTTTGCGAAAGCTGTGTAACCCAGGCTGGTGCCATTGTTGCCAGAACCTTCTCAGAATTCCAGGAACTGATGTTTTTGTCTGAAACACTCAATAGGAAAATAGTTAAGGGAAACCGTCTGGCTGCAGTCAGTGGAGCTGGTTTTGAAGCTGTTGGCATGGCTGACTCAATCTTGTCAGATGATTACCAGATGCAGCTTGCTGAATTTGAAGAACGCAGTATTCAAAAGATCAGGAGTATCTTGAAAGAAAAAGGACTGGATGCCCTTGTTACGATTTCAAATCCACTGGATATTAATCCCGCATCTGATGATGAAATTCATGCCCGTATTGTTGAGGTTCTTGCCCAAGATAAAGGGGTTGATGCCGTTATTGTCAGTTTGGATCCTATGTCGCCGGTAACAAAAACACTGAATAAACCAGACATTCCAGAATTTGATATGGATCATGAACAGGGTATTAAAAACCTTATCACAGGTCTTGTAAAATCTTCAGATATTCCTATTGTAACTATTGTTGACGGCGGAGAGCTGTATCAGCCATTGCGGGATTTACTTGCTGAAAACAATATACCTGTTTTCAGTGTATGTGATAATGCAGTTGCAGCTCTTTCGTTATATATAAAAGGGCGTTTGAATACAGAATATATCAGCAGGGGGTAA
- the aspS gene encoding aspartate--tRNA ligase, protein MTDILGEMRRTHHCYELGAEDIGRQVVLMGWVQRRRDHGGVIFVDLRDREGITQVVFNPEIDQKVHEKAHALRSEYVLAVRGSVAPRPEGMINPNIKTGHIEVIVSEIRILNNAQTPPFMIEDRIDVSENIRLKYRYLDLRRPSIQKNIIIRYKASAAVRNYLNDKGFLDLETPVLTKSTPEGARDYLVPSRVNPGQFYALPQSPQLFKQLFMISGFDRYYQIVRCFRDEDLRADRQPEFTQIDIEMSFVGEEDIMNISEGMLQHVFKEIMGKELNLPFQRLTYDEAVSRYGLDKPDIRFGLELKDLSDIVENSGFKVFSGVVKKGGVVKAINVKGGINFSRKELDDMTDFVSIYRAKGMAWIKVKEDGWQSPIAKFFSDKEKQAMIERLDMEPGDLIVFGADMPKIVNESLGHLRNHLGKKLDLINEDEYAFTWVTHFPMFEYDETEKRCQALHHPFTAPFEDDYDKLESDPLNVKSRAYDIVLNGFEIGGGSIRIHQMEIQKKIFAALGMDTSEYEEKFGFLLTALESGAPPHGGIAFGFDRLVMLLCRESSIRDIIAFPKTQKASCLMTNAPSEASKAQLDELALKIRKIKLEE, encoded by the coding sequence TTGACAGATATACTTGGAGAAATGCGGCGGACGCATCATTGTTATGAATTAGGTGCAGAAGATATTGGCAGGCAGGTGGTTCTTATGGGCTGGGTTCAGCGCCGCCGGGATCATGGCGGTGTTATATTTGTAGATTTAAGAGACAGGGAAGGAATTACCCAGGTAGTATTCAATCCTGAGATAGATCAAAAAGTTCATGAAAAAGCCCATGCTCTCAGAAGTGAATATGTTCTTGCAGTACGGGGCAGTGTTGCTCCCAGGCCCGAGGGAATGATTAATCCCAATATAAAGACCGGGCATATTGAAGTAATAGTTTCAGAGATCAGGATATTAAACAATGCCCAGACACCGCCCTTTATGATTGAAGACAGGATAGATGTATCTGAAAATATCCGTTTAAAATATCGTTACCTGGATTTACGAAGACCCAGTATTCAAAAAAATATCATCATACGTTACAAAGCCTCGGCAGCAGTGAGAAACTATCTTAATGACAAGGGGTTTCTTGACCTGGAAACACCGGTACTGACCAAGAGTACCCCTGAAGGAGCAAGGGACTATCTAGTGCCCAGCCGGGTTAATCCAGGACAGTTTTACGCACTGCCCCAGTCTCCCCAGTTATTTAAACAATTATTCATGATTTCAGGATTTGACCGGTATTATCAAATTGTAAGATGTTTCAGGGACGAAGACCTGAGAGCAGACCGCCAGCCTGAATTTACCCAGATAGATATTGAAATGTCCTTTGTTGGTGAAGAAGATATAATGAATATTTCCGAAGGAATGCTCCAGCATGTTTTTAAGGAAATTATGGGAAAAGAACTGAATCTTCCATTCCAAAGACTGACCTATGATGAAGCAGTTTCCAGATATGGCCTTGATAAACCTGATATCCGGTTTGGGCTTGAACTAAAAGACCTTTCAGACATAGTAGAAAACTCAGGTTTTAAGGTATTTTCAGGTGTGGTAAAAAAAGGCGGTGTTGTAAAAGCCATTAATGTTAAAGGCGGCATTAATTTCTCCCGTAAAGAACTTGATGATATGACCGACTTTGTATCCATTTACCGTGCAAAAGGCATGGCATGGATAAAGGTTAAAGAAGATGGATGGCAGTCTCCCATAGCCAAATTTTTCAGTGATAAAGAAAAGCAGGCCATGATAGAAAGGCTGGATATGGAACCCGGCGATCTTATAGTTTTTGGCGCAGATATGCCTAAAATAGTAAATGAAAGCCTTGGACATCTGAGAAATCACCTGGGAAAGAAACTTGATCTTATAAATGAAGATGAATATGCTTTTACCTGGGTAACCCATTTTCCCATGTTTGAATATGATGAAACAGAAAAACGCTGCCAGGCACTGCACCATCCTTTTACAGCACCCTTTGAAGATGATTATGACAAACTGGAATCTGACCCCTTAAATGTTAAATCAAGGGCCTATGATATTGTTTTAAACGGGTTTGAAATCGGGGGAGGCAGTATCCGTATTCATCAGATGGAAATACAGAAAAAGATATTTGCAGCCCTTGGCATGGATACCTCCGAATATGAGGAAAAATTTGGATTTCTCCTGACAGCCCTGGAATCAGGCGCACCTCCCCACGGCGGTATTGCATTTGGATTTGACCGGCTTGTAATGCTTTTGTGCAGGGAATCATCAATACGGGATATAATAGCATTTCCCAAAACTCAGAAAGCATCATGTCTTATGACAAATGCACCTTCTGAAGCTTCTAAGGCCCAGCTTGATGAACTTGCCCTTAAAATCAGGAAAATAAAACTGGAAGAATAA
- a CDS encoding C10 family peptidase — MKKTMIFYSCLILCCFFFNSIVSAGLNKEDYRKAAENFLSYQGSNKKIISEKTLEHETMVIGYVMELEQGGYLLVSASEILPPVKAYSLKNDFKTLPPWYLKFLTDELAVLQTIHPDTARISTQNANTLKWDFLLNYNEKSSRTYTPGNFLLKTKWGQGRPYNKMFPKINNTNVTTGCMQTALAQLMKFHEHPKQGSGIAVHNWNNQEFKTVLYKNYYWENMPDIADNNTPEYMQDELALLLYDLAIVNKADFGDGSAALSNLNPFVKYFGYGVDFKEITNQDETLFFNEIKKEIDDNRPVMLCLPGHGTIADGYISDQAGDRIHINMGWNGHDDAFYFLNDTIETTQFLFPVTPPALKISYNLKPCTSEENNCYDNLLEFESTDTINNSKIEGKFNSANDIDACKVYLKGITNISGIRKNSADSFYESQSFYIMVYNSSKELVVSSNTPINTSLPADKYEIIISLKNEAGGSYNYNDYDLYTIAFSTTELTSEEINQIETKDEAPVILNQLQDIVITEPYKIRINAFDPDGDMVSLSASTFNADVNVSITNDVLTITPNIEKGFSHITIKASADSREIEKTFTVLINNEKLYWGKEFTINGQFESREEIDQYKALLEGECSIAGNRGYENQAFFISVQDLNNNNLVSPADASFNHTFNSGIYNISAYVGGYNHLPEYSSYNILVTCPDSSADIADIAELLNINMTLPEMINISGYVRDSNNNAIENAIMSFDNKGTIITDSSGFYTKAIAYGWSGAVTPAKEGYIFTPANISYTNLTLNQAEQNYTGISCIGDVNHEDGITLKDVITALRICIDTPPESPVYIDADVNGDDKIGLHEAVYGMQIIADIKNNNQ; from the coding sequence ATGAAAAAAACTATGATATTTTATTCATGCCTGATTTTATGCTGTTTCTTTTTTAACAGCATTGTATCAGCAGGCTTAAATAAAGAAGATTATAGAAAAGCTGCTGAAAATTTTCTAAGTTATCAAGGCAGCAATAAAAAGATAATTTCCGAAAAAACTCTGGAACATGAAACCATGGTTATCGGATATGTTATGGAACTGGAACAAGGGGGATATCTCCTTGTATCTGCCAGTGAAATTCTGCCGCCTGTAAAAGCTTATTCTTTAAAAAATGATTTTAAAACACTTCCGCCCTGGTATCTAAAGTTTTTAACAGATGAACTGGCTGTTCTGCAAACCATTCATCCTGATACAGCCAGGATTAGTACCCAGAATGCAAATACCCTTAAATGGGATTTTCTGCTTAATTATAATGAAAAATCTTCAAGAACATATACTCCTGGAAATTTTTTATTAAAAACTAAATGGGGACAGGGCCGCCCGTATAATAAAATGTTTCCTAAGATAAATAACACAAATGTAACAACAGGATGTATGCAGACAGCTCTGGCTCAATTAATGAAATTTCATGAACATCCTAAACAGGGTTCAGGGATTGCTGTACACAACTGGAATAACCAGGAATTTAAAACTGTGCTGTATAAAAATTATTATTGGGAAAATATGCCTGATATTGCAGATAACAATACTCCAGAATATATGCAGGATGAACTGGCATTGCTTTTATATGATCTGGCAATTGTTAATAAAGCTGATTTTGGGGATGGCAGCGCTGCTTTGTCTAACCTAAACCCTTTTGTCAAATATTTTGGCTATGGCGTTGATTTTAAAGAAATAACAAACCAGGATGAAACTTTATTTTTCAATGAAATCAAAAAAGAAATAGATGACAATAGACCTGTCATGCTGTGTCTTCCTGGACATGGAACCATAGCAGACGGATATATTTCAGACCAGGCAGGAGACAGGATTCATATAAATATGGGATGGAATGGGCATGATGATGCTTTTTATTTTCTCAATGATACTATTGAAACAACCCAGTTTCTTTTTCCAGTAACACCTCCTGCCCTTAAGATTAGCTACAACCTCAAGCCATGTACCAGTGAAGAAAATAATTGCTATGATAATCTTCTGGAATTTGAAAGCACAGATACAATAAACAATTCCAAGATCGAAGGTAAATTCAATTCTGCAAATGATATTGATGCCTGCAAAGTATATCTTAAAGGTATTACAAATATTTCAGGCATAAGAAAAAACTCGGCTGACAGCTTTTACGAAAGCCAGTCATTTTATATAATGGTTTACAATTCTTCTAAAGAACTGGTTGTTTCCAGCAATACACCTATAAACACCAGCCTGCCTGCTGATAAATATGAAATCATAATTTCTTTAAAAAATGAAGCAGGGGGATCATATAATTATAATGATTATGATCTTTACACTATTGCTTTTTCCACAACAGAACTTACATCAGAAGAAATAAATCAAATTGAAACAAAGGATGAAGCTCCGGTTATCTTAAATCAGCTTCAAGATATAGTTATTACAGAACCATACAAGATACGAATTAATGCTTTTGATCCTGACGGAGATATGGTTTCTCTTTCTGCCAGCACTTTTAATGCAGATGTAAATGTCAGCATCACCAATGATGTATTGACAATTACCCCAAATATAGAAAAAGGGTTCAGCCATATTACAATAAAAGCAAGTGCAGACAGCAGGGAAATTGAAAAAACATTTACTGTACTTATAAATAATGAAAAACTTTACTGGGGTAAAGAATTTACAATTAATGGACAATTTGAAAGCAGGGAAGAAATAGATCAATATAAGGCACTGCTGGAAGGCGAATGTTCAATTGCTGGTAATAGAGGATATGAAAACCAGGCATTTTTTATTTCTGTACAAGACTTAAATAACAATAATCTTGTCAGTCCGGCTGATGCTTCATTTAATCATACTTTCAATTCAGGCATTTATAATATATCTGCATATGTAGGAGGCTATAACCATTTACCAGAATACAGCTCTTATAACATATTGGTTACTTGTCCGGATTCCTCGGCTGATATTGCTGATATTGCTGAATTATTAAATATTAACATGACCCTGCCGGAAATGATTAATATATCAGGTTATGTAAGAGACAGTAATAATAATGCCATAGAAAATGCAATCATGAGTTTTGACAACAAAGGCACAATAATAACTGACAGCTCTGGTTTTTACACAAAAGCCATTGCTTATGGATGGAGCGGAGCAGTTACACCGGCAAAAGAAGGATATATTTTTACACCAGCCAATATTTCATATACAAATCTTACTTTAAATCAGGCTGAACAAAATTATACAGGAATATCCTGCATTGGCGACGTTAATCATGAGGATGGAATTACCCTGAAAGATGTAATAACAGCCCTTAGAATATGTATAGATACCCCCCCTGAATCACCTGTCTATATTGATGCAGATGTTAATGGTGATGATAAAATCGGTTTACATGAAGCAGTCTATGGAATGCAGATTATTGCAGATATTAAAAATAATAATCAATAA
- the hisS gene encoding histidine--tRNA ligase, whose translation MIQLIRGFKDILPGEAELWQEIEKISRSLFEDFGFKEIRVPIMEKTELFARSIGENTDIVEKEMYTFPDRKGDLITLRPEATASIVRSYIQHKMYAQDPVKKFYTIGPMFRRERPQKGRYRQFYQINAEVLGLESPYIDAQLIYMLITLFKRLSVNDITAHINSLGCPKCRPDFRSALSKLLNTRIDDLCEDCRRRSDKNPLRVLDCKVPKCRETMTDAPSLLDYLCPECSSHFETVKTSLEKLGILFVVDKSLVRGLDYYTRTTFEILTGSLGAQSAVAGGGRYDGLIKTLDGPDLPAIGFAIGFDRLAEITSLKNSDFEQKPEVFIAALGDQCQDKAFEWCCILGTQGIKAEMDMEEKSLKSQMKKANRLGAGHVLIFGQDELESGKALLRNMATKEQTEISVEKIPDQVKAILKNPSK comes from the coding sequence ATGATACAATTAATCAGAGGGTTTAAAGATATTCTTCCAGGAGAAGCTGAACTCTGGCAGGAGATTGAAAAAATATCCAGGTCATTATTTGAAGATTTTGGTTTTAAAGAAATACGTGTTCCTATCATGGAAAAAACAGAATTATTTGCTCGCAGCATAGGTGAAAATACTGATATAGTTGAAAAAGAGATGTACACCTTTCCTGATAGAAAAGGTGATCTCATTACCCTGCGGCCTGAAGCAACAGCTTCAATAGTACGTTCATATATTCAGCATAAAATGTATGCCCAGGATCCTGTTAAAAAGTTTTACACAATCGGCCCCATGTTTAGAAGAGAAAGACCTCAAAAAGGAAGATACCGTCAGTTTTACCAGATTAACGCCGAGGTACTTGGGCTGGAATCTCCTTATATTGATGCTCAACTGATCTATATGCTCATAACACTTTTTAAAAGACTTTCAGTAAATGATATAACTGCTCATATCAATTCCCTGGGATGCCCCAAATGCCGGCCTGATTTCCGGTCTGCACTTTCCAAATTGCTAAATACAAGAATAGATGATCTTTGTGAAGACTGCAGGCGCAGAAGCGATAAAAATCCTTTAAGAGTTCTGGACTGCAAGGTTCCCAAATGCAGAGAAACCATGACAGATGCCCCGTCTCTGCTTGATTATCTATGTCCTGAATGCAGCAGCCATTTTGAAACTGTAAAAACCTCCCTTGAAAAACTGGGGATTTTGTTTGTAGTTGATAAATCACTTGTAAGAGGGCTGGATTATTATACAAGAACAACCTTTGAAATATTAACCGGTTCTCTGGGTGCCCAAAGTGCTGTTGCAGGGGGGGGCAGATATGACGGATTAATAAAAACCCTTGACGGTCCTGATCTGCCGGCTATTGGCTTTGCTATCGGCTTTGACCGCCTTGCTGAGATTACCAGTCTTAAAAACTCTGATTTTGAACAAAAGCCCGAGGTCTTTATTGCAGCTCTGGGAGACCAGTGTCAGGATAAAGCATTTGAATGGTGCTGTATTCTTGGCACACAGGGCATTAAAGCTGAAATGGATATGGAAGAAAAAAGCCTGAAAAGCCAGATGAAAAAAGCAAACCGCCTGGGAGCAGGACATGTGCTTATTTTTGGTCAGGATGAGCTTGAATCCGGCAAAGCACTTCTGCGGAATATGGCAACAAAGGAACAAACAGAAATTTCTGTGGAAAAAATTCCAGACCAGGTAAAAGCAATTCTTAAAAACCCCTCAAAATAA
- a CDS encoding HD domain-containing phosphohydrolase — protein sequence MLSEREKIETLTRLGIDLNLIQDLDMLMERILTEVRRFVNADAGSIYIREGDKLNFTYTQNDTLQQRLNPGEKLIYSTFSIPVDEKSIAGYVALTGQPLNLKDVYHISPEKPYGFSSRFDNASQYRTGSMLTIPLKNVNGHVIGILQAINSQDESKNVVPFPHEDEKMVMLFASIAVVALERAQMTRAIILRMIKMAEMRDPKETGAHVNRVGGYAIELYEKWAYKYNFPKHLIDKNRDILRMAAMLHDVGKVGISDVILKKPGRFTNEEYEIMKKHSIMGAQLFQDRQSSLDEISGIIALNHHERWDGKGYPGHVDTVTGSPLPGYEKPDGNAIGKKGEEIPIFGRIVALADVFDALSSVRVYKEAWDEARVLSTIEEEAGHQFDPELVEIFFSSLDIIRSIQDRYSEKA from the coding sequence ATGTTAAGCGAAAGAGAAAAAATCGAAACCCTGACCCGCCTGGGCATAGACCTGAACCTTATACAGGACCTGGATATGCTTATGGAGCGGATTCTTACAGAGGTAAGGCGGTTTGTCAATGCAGATGCAGGTTCTATTTATATTCGTGAAGGAGATAAGCTTAATTTTACATATACTCAAAATGATACCCTGCAGCAGCGCCTCAACCCAGGTGAAAAACTTATATATTCAACTTTTTCCATTCCAGTAGATGAAAAAAGCATTGCAGGCTATGTTGCCCTTACCGGACAGCCTTTGAATTTAAAAGATGTATATCATATCAGCCCTGAAAAGCCCTATGGGTTCAGCAGCAGGTTTGACAATGCATCCCAGTACCGCACAGGTTCAATGCTGACAATCCCTTTAAAAAATGTGAATGGGCATGTAATCGGCATTTTACAGGCCATAAATTCTCAGGATGAGTCAAAAAACGTTGTCCCCTTTCCCCATGAAGATGAAAAAATGGTAATGCTTTTTGCAAGCATAGCAGTTGTTGCACTTGAACGTGCCCAGATGACCCGCGCTATTATCCTGCGAATGATTAAGATGGCTGAAATGCGTGATCCAAAGGAAACAGGCGCTCATGTAAACCGGGTTGGAGGATATGCCATAGAGCTTTATGAAAAATGGGCATATAAATATAATTTTCCAAAACATTTGATAGATAAAAACCGTGATATCCTGCGTATGGCAGCCATGCTCCATGATGTGGGAAAGGTTGGAATATCAGATGTTATTTTAAAAAAACCAGGCAGGTTTACAAATGAAGAATATGAGATAATGAAAAAACATTCAATAATGGGAGCGCAGTTATTTCAAGACCGCCAGTCATCTCTAGATGAAATATCAGGCATAATAGCCTTAAATCACCATGAACGATGGGATGGAAAAGGATACCCGGGACATGTGGATACTGTAACAGGCAGTCCCCTGCCAGGTTATGAAAAACCTGACGGAAACGCCATAGGAAAAAAAGGGGAAGAAATACCTATCTTTGGCAGGATTGTCGCCTTAGCTGATGTGTTTGATGCTCTTTCCTCTGTAAGGGTTTATAAAGAAGCCTGGGATGAGGCCAGGGTTTTATCCACTATTGAGGAAGAAGCCGGACATCAATTTGATCCTGAATTAGTTGAAATTTTCTTTTCCAGCCTGGACATCATAAGATCTATCCAGGATCGTTATTCAGAAAAAGCCTGA
- a CDS encoding polyprenyl synthetase family protein, with amino-acid sequence MYDLKTYLKNKREQINKALDKLLPDSQDSRLISAMKYSLMAGGKRLRPILCLAASEAVGGQADEALPAACVLEFIHTYSLIHDDLPAMDNDDLRRGKPTCHKAFDESTAILAGDGLLTLAFEILSSSEFVNEKNAVKQLKVIYEISRAAGCCGMIEGQMRDISSENLSLSIKDLEKMHTLKTGALIEASVTCGALMGNGTKTDINSLKIYAKNIGLAFQVTDDILNIEGDPCIMGKAAGTDESRRKSTYPSIMGIDSSKEFAEKLVDNSLKALKNFDKKSDPLRAVSLYILNRKR; translated from the coding sequence ATGTACGACCTTAAAACCTATCTTAAAAACAAACGAGAACAAATAAACAAAGCCCTTGACAAACTATTGCCGGACTCTCAGGACAGCAGGCTTATTTCTGCCATGAAATATTCACTTATGGCAGGCGGAAAACGCTTGCGCCCAATACTCTGCCTTGCTGCCAGCGAGGCTGTCGGGGGACAGGCTGATGAAGCACTGCCTGCTGCATGTGTCCTGGAATTTATACATACCTATTCACTGATTCATGACGACCTGCCTGCTATGGATAATGATGATCTAAGGCGGGGAAAACCCACATGTCATAAAGCTTTTGATGAATCTACTGCCATACTTGCCGGAGACGGCCTGCTGACCCTGGCTTTTGAGATTCTTTCATCTTCTGAATTTGTAAATGAAAAAAATGCTGTAAAACAGCTTAAAGTAATATATGAAATATCCAGAGCAGCAGGCTGCTGCGGAATGATTGAAGGGCAGATGAGAGACATATCTTCCGAAAACCTTTCTCTTTCCATAAAAGACCTTGAAAAAATGCACACCTTAAAAACAGGGGCACTTATAGAAGCCTCGGTAACATGCGGTGCCTTAATGGGCAATGGAACAAAAACGGATATTAATTCACTGAAAATATATGCAAAGAATATTGGACTTGCTTTTCAGGTAACAGACGATATATTAAACATAGAAGGTGATCCTTGTATAATGGGAAAAGCTGCAGGCACTGATGAATCTCGCAGAAAAAGCACATATCCTTCTATAATGGGCATTGACAGTTCCAAAGAATTTGCAGAAAAACTGGTTGATAATTCATTAAAAGCTCTTAAAAACTTTGATAAAAAATCAGACCCGCTCAGGGCTGTTTCCTTATACATCCTTAACAGAAAAAGATAA